The Denticeps clupeoides chromosome 16, fDenClu1.1, whole genome shotgun sequence DNA segment GTGTGCAGAAAGAAATTTTGCCCAGAATGAGGAAAATAGTGGCGACATGGATGCTGGAGGTTCGTATTCCGAGCCGTTTAAGGCCAACGCGCGCAAGTTCGGTTTGGAAGCTGCTCGTGCACTTTGGActcaataaacaaaaaaatctaaaaaaatggaCTGGTTTTGAGAAAATGTCCTCTCATCGGGATTTGagaattaaacaacaaagaATCCTTTTAAAATACTTTGTAATACTGATGCCCATGGGTTTAGAGAACAATTTAGAACCTCACGCAACCACATTGACTTTATCTGCATATATCACATGCTTTGGACTTTCTAGATATAGAACAGGCTTATGCGATATTTGTAgaagtttattttaaattaatatcaATGTACACGTATGCAGCCCCAACCGTGCCAAAATGCGCCATCTTGTTGTGGGGGGGagttacatttctttttaatgtccAAAAAATGTTTACAACAGTCATAGACGGGCGTTGGTGGATTCAGATTTAGTAaactttttgacatttacattatgttgtttaaaaatgtgattaTCTGCAAGTTTCAATTCCAGACTATCGACTCTGGTGCTCTGGGTTTCTGAAGGTCGCGTGgaaaataacaatttttttgACGTTTCTCTGTGTTATTTTTTAGCAAACCTGTTTCAGCTAATACTAGACCGATTTCTTTAGATTTATGTGATTTTTCCGTGGAAATCGGTTgggtgaaatattttattttaatttccgGGAAGTAAATGTCTCGCAATATGGTCGTGTTTGCGGTGCCttacaaattaaattattgtagCTTTGTTCCGGGGACAAAAGTCGATATTTTACACCTAAATCAATAAAGAGCAGTCTGTTGAATATTTACGTGTTGCTTTGGATCACATTAACAATTTTCttctatttttaaatattttttgaaaaGATGACGAACTAGAAAATTGTTCGCGAAGCTCGCGCCGCACGCCACCTTTCTGTCTTAGAAAAAATGACTATCGTGTCAATGATCCGAGTTTTTagcaaaaaacacttaaaaactTAGACGGTTGACGTCTCTCTTTTTAAAACGATGCTTTTAAGACAACCAACTTACCTTTGTAGCATCTGGATATGTctacattataataatattacatttatttgaatgaaaatgttaatatgCGTAATTTCCGTATGTTTTGGTGCGGCTGTGTTTCGACTCGTTGGGGTGATCTTTATTGTTCTAAGCATCGTGTCTCCATACTTCGTTTTCAAGGTGTGCGAAGAGCAGAAGTGTGAGGAGGAAGTTTTCCCGCTGGCCATGAACTACTTGGATAGATTTTTGTCAATCGAATCAACGAAGAAGACGATGCTGCAGCTATTGGGAGCCACGTGCATGTTCTTGGCATCGAAGATGAAGGGAACAGTCCCACTTACAGCCGAGAAGTTGTGCGTCTACACCGACAACTCAATCCGACCCTGCGACCTCTTGGTAAATATGAACCCAGTTGTACACAAGACGGGAATGAATATCCATATATATCCTTTTATCTGATATCCGCTGCATGCTATCTCTGTCAAATTCctgtttatttaacaaaatacCGTAAAGTCCGTCCATAGGTGGCATTGCCCTCTAGCGGCTGAAACCTGTAAAAATGGAAAATCGCTGTGCAGCgtttctcactctctttcttcccttttcttctctctcttccgCAGCAAATGGAGCTGATGGCTTTGAATAAACTGAAGTGGGATCTAGCCTCTGTGACCGCACACGACTTCATTGACTACCTTCTGTCCAAGCTCCAAATTCACCCCAGCACCAAACATATTCTGCACAAGCACGCACAGACATTTGTGGCTCTCTGTGCAACAGGTATGCATTCCACCCATTATCAGTGCAAAAACATAAAAGCACAATGTTTTCCTCAAACATTTGtcatagcctagtgggtaaaacaatCGTCtccacaatgtcacaggttcaaacatcACCCACTACCattgcaagacacttaaccctgagtgtctcctgtcactctggataaggaaatctgctaaatgccgtaaatgtaacttCCCCCCCCAAGACAGAGCTCTGCTGAACAGGGATAGATGCAGCACAGTGTCAATTTGACACTATCGtggggttttattatttaaaagaatTAAATATGAAGCATGTGTATGGTGTTGTTTCTGTTCTGCCTCTTTTTATGTGTGATATTGGAATGATTGGGACTCGAATGGGAAAGTTTGTATATAAGCACAATATTACCTCACGCATGTTAAACAGCCAGTTCTCCCACTGCTGTACTGAAAGTGGGCTGTGAAAGGAAGCAGTGGCTGCTCTGTTTGTTGTGTGGTCGCATCCCAAAGGCACCCATCCTTGTTAGTGTGTATGCAAGCAACCCTAAAGCTATCCTACCAGTACCCAGTAGTGGTGATATGATGATGACACGATGGGCTGTGAGTCTGACTTTTACTGTCATCCTCCTTatattgctttatttttatgagaACAGGTGGGGTGGTTCTAATTTTTCaagctttagttgttttgtttaatCCTTTTGTATTGATCTTTGCTGTGGATGCATAAGAGTGAATGTGATTTAGCCACACCCACTGACATCTATCCATCAAGCTTTAGCCTAATCGCTTGGTTCTCCCTTTTCTTGGTACACTTCTGCTGATCTCTTAGCTCATTGGTGTAAGTtggttttgaaaataaaagtgagagtgaagtgattgatggcacctcattggcattTTGGCAGTTTGGTTTTTAAACCGTGAACCTTCAAATTACGGGTCTGATTCCTTACCACtaaggtgtttttaaaattgtatattgtgcctttctttttaaattgtatttatactctgtattcgttactgttactgtttttgtatttaatgttacttttatgggtcagagaataacgtaatttcaattctctgcatgtcctgtacatgtggcagaattgacaataaagttgacttgacttgacttgactaagccaccactgtccaAATGCCTACATGTCTAACCGTGAGTTGTTTCTTCTGCTTGACTGCCAGATGTAAACTTCATTGCCAGCCCACCTTCCATGATTGCAGCAGCAAGTGTTGCTGCAGCAGTGCAGGGACTTTACATTAAGAGCACAGACAGCGCCCTCTCCTCCCAGAACCTCACCAACTTCTTTTCCCAAGTCATCAGGAGTGACCCGGTACGTCTGTGACAACCACAGAAAATATAAACTCAGGACCTCACTTGGTCAATATCACCTGCCGATTAGGCTGTTTGGCACTCTGGAGCCTCAAAGACATCAGGCTTTTAACTgttaaatgtgtgtgcgtgatgttgacatttcctctctcttttcctGTACAGGACTGCTTGAGATCTTGTCAGGAGCAAATTGAGTCGCTTCTGGAGTCAAGCCTTAGACAggcacagcaacacagcattGCCACAGAGACCAAAATGGTGGAGGAGGATGCAAACCTTCCCTGCACACCCACAGATGTCAGGGATGTGAACATATGAGCAGGGAAGTGGAATTGTTGCTCTCCAGAATGTTATCTGTGGGTGAAGGACGGCAAAGAAGGAATAAGTCAGTGGAGTTGAGCCCTCGCCCCTGAATCAGCACATGATTCCACAGCCCCAAAGATTCCCTCCAGCACGGTGTCCCTCTGGTTTTCTCTGGTCATCCATGTTCCCTCTGGAAGGGAGGAATCCCTGTTACAGACTGATGCAAGCCAAGGAAAGGGGTTccaagtgttttttattttaacgaTCAGTTCAGTGATGTACGCATGGTTTTAAAAGAGAAGAGGTATTTCAGCTTCAATTGTACATTGTCAGACATGCTATCGAAAAGCCCTGCCATGTCTCATTCTTGGCCTGTCTCTGTCCTGTACCTAATCCTTGCATTTTGTCACTTTATtgagtttttttctgctttcttaAAATGATATACTGTCTTTAACCCTGGATTGTGGAGTGTGATCAGTCTTTGAGGTGTTTGAATTCATAGTTATTTATGAAAGAATGATCTGTTTATCCTGTTAGCACCCAATGTGATCCGCAGCCTTTCATCCATTCCATTTTTTCTTGAAGCACTTTTGTTCaaccatgacatgaaaataaaatgatatttgtaaaacaaaacaaacgtTAAAAACTTGGAATGGCATGTGGTGGAGGACAGGGTATGAGCAGGTCTTTTGAAATATTacgtttcatttacatttgtgacatttggcagacgcccttatccagagcgatttactacatgctttcatgttacatcaatgaaatattcagttctagttcactaggactcaaaccatgaatacaatcattttatttactcggttgtagtttttattacattagtcagactataagaaagttacaagtattttctaaagaggaaggtcttatgctgctgtttgaaaatactcagcgactgtgctgttgtCCCACCaactaggggccaagacagagaagagtctagattagtgtcttcctcgtaccttcagctgTGGAGGGACCATGCGAGCAGAACTGGAGGGTCGGGGAGTACGTCcagcagtgcgaggtataataatgACTCTGAGGTAGGATGCTGAAACCccttgtttggctttgtaggccagcatcagtggTTTGAATCTGATGCTGGCAGCTagttgaaaaccagtcatgctgcttCTTTCTGTATCAGTTGTTGATTCCAGATGActttcagaggtagacctgctagaagtgagttacagtaatgtccagtcatgagattactagcGACTGAACAAGTATATGTGTGACCTGTGTTGATAGATGAGgatggattcatctgatattgtagagaaggaatctacatgagtgggaaagactGGTCTTCAAGGTGTTTCATCTGGATCAGTGGCATCAGCTCACCGCTAGGTCACACCCACTTAAGCATCATACTATAGTGTTCATGGGACTATACTGAGTCGAAACAAATGTATGTTAGAACGAGTAGCTTGTGGATACTGTCTATTTGGCAGACATTTTGTGCACAAACCCATATTATTTCTGGGGGATCTGGATGAGTGGTTGAACATCAGGGGGGGCTAAACTGCAGATCTATGTAACAAGGGGTAAAAGGGGAGGACGATAGTCTAGGAGTCCACAcgtttggaagaaaaaaaaagttaaaaagtgaaatgcCTCTTCctgttttcaaaatgttttgctgCTATGTTTTATATCAAATGTCAATATACTGCCATGTAATAGGGTTACATTTTCGCATAGAAAATTGTTATTGTTGACAATATTTTGGTAGGTTTTTGAGATTCCTACAGATTTCcaaaaatggatgaaaataataaagttgagaaatgttcctgtttttgtcTAGAGTACCTCACATAAcagatttagattttattttagtaatttgagatttttttgctATATAAAGCAACACTTACAAACAACTTACCACTATCCCACTGGATCCTGACACGATCAAGTAGAGCACACTGAGCCTTGGCTTGTGTTTGGTGCCACTAATGTATTTGAGTTGTATGACTTTGTGTCTTTAGCTGTTTCATTCAAAGAAACTTGTTCCCACATCCCAGGCCTGTGATGTCTTTTCTATGTATTTATGAAGCTTTGTTTGCGTGAAAATGTCATGTCTACTTATGAAGCCATAACTTGGTGTATAGCAATTTAAAACCAGCTGACTATGATTTCCTATTAAACTGTTTTAATTGTACTTAAAATTAACagtatatatactatataaagcaattcttctttttttgtgctgcaaatatatttaaactGTTTGCTTCATCAGATGTTGATCTGAATGCTATTTTACACTCAAATCTCATCCCAGGTTGTTTTTTCTTCCCAGTGACGTTAATCCACAGTGATTTGTAATTTTTCCTGGTCTCACTGTGTGATCATTTAGTCACTGATGTGATGCTGCTATGCATTCTAACTGGAGCAAAGAGGCTTTACTTTCAGAAAATGCAAATGGAGCTATTGGCTGAGTTGGTAGACTGCCACATAGCAATGGTGATGCAACTTGACTAGAGAAGTATATTGcctttattttcctttttaaatagAGAAATGAGGGAATGACCCAAGGctcttgtctgtgtttttctttatgcacccataagtgaaaatgaaaaccagCAGATGCACTCTTGACAGGATCCTTGACAGGATGCTACCAATATTTTCCTGCACTGCTTTAATTCTCTTGGCTGGAGCTGGTGGATGTTAGAGACCTCCACCTTTCATTTGAGGATTTCCCACCGATGTTCAGTGGGGTTTAGGTCTGGAGATATGCTTGGCCAGTTCAGCACCTTCACTCTCTGTAGCAAGGAGACATGTTTCATGTTGGAATTCTGCCCTGCAGCCCAGTTTCTGAAGGGAGGGGATCTTTCAGTATCTATGTTGGTCTTCATGTTCAGCACTCATGAGGCCGCAAATCATAACATGCTTCATTGTAGGCAAGACACACCCGGTTTAGAAGATGCTTTCTTCTGGGATGACAGCCATGTAGACAAATTCATCGTAAGAGTACTCAAAAACTTTTCCAGAACTCTATTTAATGTTTTGAGCAAATCTActcaataaaaagaaagaataaaaaatattaataccaTTCATTGATgctatttattatatatttcagCAGGCATTAACTATGATCAGTAAAACAGCCACTGTATAAAGCAAGCCTGGAGATAAAGCTATTTAAGAacaagtttaaaatataaaaccatTTCCATCCAGGTAACCTCAAGAACATGTCTCCTTAAACACAATATATAAACAGGAGTATTGGCAGAAAATCAATATAGAACATGTTCATGACATCATTAGAGACACTGgcagacttagtggatgtcatacatacagtgtttttttttcaattgagacatttttgggatagggaggcaattgtattggggtgatagaaaACACAATTATGTGTGTCTATGTAATGGtatcattgtgtacaggtgtgccttatattgtgGCCAATACAAAGACACAAACTTTCTCAATGTgacatcaatttcaacattttgtggatataaaaagctggtattgtcagtaagtcattcgaAGTTCATccttcaaacagccatgaacacacgacAACACTTAATGgacacctggccatggcgcgcctTCAGGTCAGTGGCAGGCAGTCGGATGATGCTTgggaacttggtgtgtctcaaagtgtcatcagcagacttgcatcaaaaCACAGAACTACTAGCATAGTTcagacccagcagtggagccccATGAGTGACAAACCGCAATGATGAtcagtacctaaggacctatggtttcagacatcgttatgcaactgccacacaggggtactagggtttccagacaatccattcgcaaccgactccatcgctttggcttgaatgccagacgaccattgcaggtgactccactgacaccaagacaccgccatgaacatttgcagtgggcacatgaccatgtgacctggacaatgcagcagtggtctactgtcctgttcactgatgagtgttgcatcagcgttgctggagaaggatGTGAGTGATACATTGAGgacaacatggtccccagggtttgctttggtggaggtgcaacagtctgggtaggcatcaccagtcagagcaaaacagatttggttttTGTACATGGCTGTCACTGCATGTTCTTACCACATTctagacatcatagaaccccaattctgccagcacacccccaactttctgttcatggatgataattcTCCCCCACATTGTGGCAGAactgtcacagctcgacttcaggaagttggaatGTCACATATGGtgtggccatcaatgtcccctgatctgaaccccatagagcacgtctgggaccagttgaagcagagactgaatgatcgtacaccacccccacgtgacctggcagaactgtgtgtagcacttgtggaagagtggaacgcattgcctcagaacaacatcatgaggctagtgaggagcatgagacatcgctgtcaagctgtcattgcggaaaatggtggaaaaacctgctactgacattgtaaatttttgttatttgtggcTATCCCCTGTTATAGTCCAAATTTTTTGGGTAATAAATATCAAActaatgaaaattgtgtttcGTCTTCtacattatttataattttaaagggaacttttacttatttcattaaaattcagagcaaataggaaaagcactcatgtaaataacaatatccctaaattattgtgagtagtgtaaatGCACAGATCAGGCCAAATAACAATCTAAATACTTCAGCCAACCTGGGAAGATCACTCAGCTACAACATGGATGATCCTGGGACTGAAGGTATCTGTAGTGAGGAGAGCAACAGGAAAATCAGTGATATCTGGCTTCTCTTCCAGTTGCAAAATAAATGCAAGTATCAGCAGAGTTCCAGAAGCAAGCATTGCCCCATTTTTCCATCTGCATTATTCACATAGTGTTATTAATACTAAACGACAAATACAACTTCTAAACAATTGGAGCtttatttatgaaaagaaaagtAATCACACACAGGGAGAATAATTTTAACTCTGATCCCATTCCGATTGAAAAAACTGTCTTTCTAAAAAGCATAGCCCTTTAATAAATACTGAAAATGATTACCAATCAGGGGAAATCCCACAAAAATGCTTTAACACACtggatataataaaaataaaactcactcactcactcatgacagagagagggagggagccaTCTAGAGAAGAATGATTGCCTCTCCCATCCTATCCTGATCTAAAAACTGGGTCTTTCTAAAAAGCATGGTCTGAAAATGACATCCAATCAGGGGAACCCAGAAGAATGCTTTACCCCACGGGACATGATTgagaatgtaaaataaagtggaGCAGTGCAGAGAAAGTTTGATTTTGCCTGTGTGAGACAGGAGCTGTTCAGTGTCCACTTGTATACAACTTTCATGACAAAGACATAGGCTCTGCTTATCGCATCTTTTGTGTCATCAGAACTGGCTACTCAACTGTACCTAACCCCCCCAACCCTTTTTGATGGTGTGTAATTATATCTCGAATGAGCTTTAATGGTGGGAGGAGCCGATGATACAGCACTGAAGATCCAATAGGCAGAAATCCAATTAGTCTGCACTGTTATGAGCATCTTAGAGCTCAAAAGTCTTGACTGCCCGATCCATGGACATAGTCACAGAAGTTCATTGGGACATTCAACAAAGAGCAaacctgaaaagaaaaaaaaaaaaaaatacatttcaggcCTTGTTTGCAGTCTATCAAGCGAGTGAGCCAAGATCTGTCCCTACAGAATGAAAAggaataacaaataaaataaaaggtaCTTGTCTAAACTTGGCTCGAATCCTTTCCACATCTTCCTGAAGGTTTTCATGCTGTGGTTCATGTGGAAATTTCTGGATCAGGTCACCCAGAACCTCAACAGCCTTCAGTCTTTTCCTGGGATTAAAGTTTGGTGTTTAATATACAACCGCCTATATTGTAACCTTTCCAATAGTTAAACTGATGACAAAAGGTTGTCACCTTGCTTTCCCATGTGTGTTCTTCTGGAGAAGATATTTCCAGGTCATTGCAAACCCGTAATAGAACGACACCTACAAAAAGACCAACTTTAGTCAGGGTGGGAGTTCCACCCAACAAAACGATCTCCTTCATTCCACCAATCAAACCCTGGTAACATATAAACAGTGTGTGGATGTGGCAGGACAAAACATACTGTTAATCCCTCTCAGATATACAGTGAATACAAAAAGGTGACGCATCACAGTTAAAATggcaagataaaaaaagagaacatatACAATCAAAAAATGTTCCCACCTTGTGTCCTATAacctatacaaataaatagaaaaacatgacataaaatgtataataatatggTTGCATAAACATGCACAACCTTAAATGAAAACTCAGGTGAAGCACTTTTTTCTTGGTTAGACGTCATTTAGCATGGTACATCTTAACTTGCCAATATTATTCCAttcttaccagctaggccaagTGCCACACAGAGATTAGCAGATAC contains these protein-coding regions:
- the lto1 gene encoding protein LTO1 homolog, which translates into the protein MSMTDENDDLFDSVLMADDRFRIEGYREGFEEGTRRGMIEGHNHGMIHGAKLSSEVSFYYGFAMTWKYLLQKNTHGKARKRLKAVEVLGDLIQKFPHEPQHENLQEDVERIRAKFRQVCSLLNVPMNFCDYVHGSGSQDF
- the ccnd1 gene encoding G1/S-specific cyclin-D1 — protein: MEHQLLCCESETIRRAYQDSNLLNDRVLQTMLKAEESYLPSPNYFKCVQKEILPRMRKIVATWMLEVCEEQKCEEEVFPLAMNYLDRFLSIESTKKTMLQLLGATCMFLASKMKGTVPLTAEKLCVYTDNSIRPCDLLQMELMALNKLKWDLASVTAHDFIDYLLSKLQIHPSTKHILHKHAQTFVALCATDVNFIASPPSMIAAASVAAAVQGLYIKSTDSALSSQNLTNFFSQVIRSDPDCLRSCQEQIESLLESSLRQAQQHSIATETKMVEEDANLPCTPTDVRDVNI